The genomic stretch GGTACAGCGTTGGCTAAAGTTTGTAAAATATTTGCCCGATTTCGGTATTGAACCGATTGTTTATGTTCCCGAAAATCCCAGTTATCCCATTGTGGATGAAAAATTGATGGAGGAAGTCCCAACGGCAATCAAAATATTGAAACAACCGATCAAGGAACCGTATGCTTGGGCCTCATTGCTTTCCAAAAAAAAGACTAAGACCATTAGTTCGGGCATCATCAAGGAAAAAGATCCATCAATAATTGAAAAGGTATTGCTTTGGATCCGTGGCAATTTTTTTATCCCCGATGCTCGGAAGTTGTGGGTGAAGCCTTCTATATCCTATTTGGCAAAGGTCATTGCGGATGAGGGTATTCAAACCATAGTAACCACAGGCCCTCCGCATAGTTTACATCTGATCGGCCTGGGTCTAAAGAACAAATACAACGTGCAATGGATTGCCGATTTTCGGGATCCTTGGACATCGATCGGCTATCATAAAAAATTACGGCTGACAAAATCATCTCAAGCAAAGCACAAAGCTTTGGAAAAGGGAGTATTGTTGAAGGCGGATAAAATTGTGGTGACAAGCAACACCACAAAAATGGAATTTGAGGGCATCACCCCGAAACCGATAAAGGTAATTACCAATGGTTTTGATGATGAACTACAGCCAATGGAACTTGATTCCAAGTTTACCATTTCGCATATTGGGTCGTTGTTGACAGGAAGAAACCCATTGGGATTTTGGCAAGCTTTACAGGAATTGATTTCGGAGAATGATAATTTTAAAAAGTCCGTAAAAGTACAATTGGCCGGAGTAGTGGGGGAGGAAGTGTTGCAATCCATCAAAGACTTTGGTCTTACAGATTATGTGGAACAGCTAGGCTATCTCCCGCACAATAAGGTCTTGGAAGCCCAGCAAAAATCGCAATTGCTGTTGTTGTTGGAAATTGACTCGGAAGAGACTAAAGGTATCATCCCCGGAAAATTATTTGAATATTTGAACGCCAAGCGGCCCATTTTGGCGATTGGCCCAAAAGGGTGGGAGGCCGGTGCAATGGTGGAACGGCATCAAGCAGGACATATGTGTTTGCATTCTGATGTGACAACGTTAAAAAAGGTACTTTTGGAAGCGTTCCAACAATATCAAAATGGTATATTGGCATGTACTTCCGAAGGGGTGGAACAGTATCATAGAAAGGCATTAACGGAATCATTGGCTAAATTTATCTAATGGGCGTTGTTTTAAAACAATCCATACAAAATACGGTGGTAACGTATCTGGGGTTCCTTTTTGGGGCCATCAATACGCTTTTTCTTTACATCAAAATTCTCCCTGATCAATACTACGGACTTGTAACTTTTATTTTGGCCTCGGGCGCCATTTTAATGCCATTGATGGCCTTTGGGGTGCACAATACCTTGGTGAAATTCTATAGCAATCATCAAGAGGTGGAAAAGGACGGTTTTTTTACTTTGATGTTGTTGATTCCCTTATTGGGAATATTGCCCGTAGCTTTGGTCGGTTTGATTTGGTACGACCCCATCGGGGATTGGGTATCACAAGTGAACCCTATGGTGAAGGACTACCTTTGGTATGTATTCTTTGTAGGATTGGCCATGGCCTATTTTGAGGTGTTCTATGCATGGTGCCGGGTATACCTTAAATCGGTTTTTGGCAATTTTATGAAGGAGGTTTTCGCAAGGGTGGGGGTATCCATTTTGCTGATCCTTTTTTATTTTGACGTGATTTCGCTGGATAGTTTTTTTAAATGTTTGGTGGGGTTGTATGTATTGCGAACGGTCATCATCAAAATTTATGCGTTTACCCTTCGGATGCCCAAACTGGATTTTAAGTTTCCACCCTATACCAGAGAAATTCTTTCTTATTCCTTCTTGATTATTTTGGGCGGTTCTGCCGCTTTGATACTGCTAGAAAT from Flagellimonas oceani encodes the following:
- a CDS encoding glycosyltransferase, yielding MRKILVIAYYWPPAGGPGVQRWLKFVKYLPDFGIEPIVYVPENPSYPIVDEKLMEEVPTAIKILKQPIKEPYAWASLLSKKKTKTISSGIIKEKDPSIIEKVLLWIRGNFFIPDARKLWVKPSISYLAKVIADEGIQTIVTTGPPHSLHLIGLGLKNKYNVQWIADFRDPWTSIGYHKKLRLTKSSQAKHKALEKGVLLKADKIVVTSNTTKMEFEGITPKPIKVITNGFDDELQPMELDSKFTISHIGSLLTGRNPLGFWQALQELISENDNFKKSVKVQLAGVVGEEVLQSIKDFGLTDYVEQLGYLPHNKVLEAQQKSQLLLLLEIDSEETKGIIPGKLFEYLNAKRPILAIGPKGWEAGAMVERHQAGHMCLHSDVTTLKKVLLEAFQQYQNGILACTSEGVEQYHRKALTESLAKFI